DNA sequence from the Arthrobacter sp. V1I9 genome:
GCCGGTACCGCTTAACCTCACCTGGGCCGACGTCGTGCTGCTCGAAGTGCAACTTCAGAACGCCGGGGCTGAGCCGGTGCTTTTCAGTCCGGGTCAGCTCCGGTTGAAGCTGGGCTCGTCGGCTGTAACGGTTACTCCGCAGGACTCCGACCGGAATCCCGGGCCGATAGCACCGCACTCCTCGGAGCACCTACTGATCAGTTACCTGGCGCCGCGCGATTCCCCGGAGCTGGAGCTGGACTACTCTGACGAGCAGCAGGACCGGACCTACCGGCTGGCCCTGCCGCCCCTGACCACGAACGAGGCGAAGTCTTAGAAACACTGGACTTCCATACCTACAAGGGTTGCAGCGCGATGGTGGACGGCCTCAGGGTGCTGGCTATCCGCACGGTGGCAGTTACCGCCTCGTGAAGCTTCGGGTTTCATGCAACGCTGGTTGCATGGATCTGGAGGTGTCGCCCGAGCTCACGATTCCCGCGGCTGAACTCGAGTGGCGGTTTTCGCGTTCGTCCGGGCCGGGCGGTCAGCATGTCAACACCTCGGACAGCCGCGTGCAGCTCTCCTGGAACGTCAGGGACTCCGCTGTACTTTCGGGCGGCCAACGGACGGTTCTCATCCGGCGGCTCGGATCCCGTTTCGTCTCCGGAGCGCTTACTGTTACGGCGTCGGAGCACCGCTCCCAACTGCGCAATCGCGAGATCGCCCTGGCCAAGCTAGCCCACCTTGTGGCAGGGGGCCTTGCTCCTGAAGGGCCTGGCCGCCGGGCGACAAAACCCACCCGCGGCTCGAACCGTCGCCGGCTTGCGGCTAAGGAAAGGCGGTCTGCAACGAAGCAGCAACGGAGGCGGCCATCCGCCGAGTAGACACCTGGCATGTTTGCCGTGAAGCCATGATGCCGTGGGCTTAATCTCCCGCGGCATCGTCACCGTCTTGGGACAATGAACTGATGGATTTCAACCGGCTTCTGCAGATACGGCGCATCTACGCGCAGCCGGCTGCGCTGGAGCTTCCCAGGGGCAAGGAGATGGTCGAACGCTGGCCGGACGCCGACGTCGTGCTGGTCGACAATCATTGGAACATCCCCGAGGTGCACGGTGATGAAGCGAACGTTCCGCGCTGGTCCCGGATCAAGACGGAGTCGCTGGTCCTCGGCGTCAAGAAGGCGCTGACCGTCAAGCCCAACGGCAGGTCGGCGGATTTTATTGCCCCCTCCACCGCGAACGGCTGTGCGATGGCATGCGCTTACTGCTACGTGCCCAGGCATAAGGGGTATAGCAACCCGGTGACCGTGTTCGCGAACATCGGCCAGATCGCCGGGGCGCTAGAGCGGCACGTCACCCGCCAGGGCATGAAGCTGGAACCCAACCAGTGCGACCCCGAACTGTGGGTCTATGACATCGGTGAAAACAGCGACTGCTCCGTGGACGCGCTGATCAGCGACAACGTGCAGGATCTCGTCACGCTCTTCCGCGACCTGCCTACTGCCAAACTGTCCTTCGCCACCAAGTACGTGAACCCGGCGATGCTCGGCTGGGACCACGGCGGCCACACCCGGGTCCGCTTTTCGCTGATGCCCGCGGATATGGCTAAATCGATTGACGTCCGGACCTCACCGGTGGCTGAACGCATGGCCGCTATCAACGACTTTGTCGACGCCGGCTACGAGGTGCACGTGAACTTCTCCCCCGTCATCATCACCGACACTTGGCTTTCGGACTGGGAGGGGCTGCTGCGCCAGCTCGATGCCACCCTGACACCGGCCGCAAAGGCCCAGCTCGCGGCTGAAGTCATCTTCCTGACCCACAACGAGCGGCTCCATGAGGTCAACCTTGGGTGGCATCCGCAAGCCGAAAAGGTGCTGTGGCGGCCGGACCTTCAGGAATCGAAGGTCTCGTCCAACGGCTTCACCAACGTCCGCTACCGTTCAGGAAGCAAGGGGCGCTATATGCGGCAACTGACCGCGCTCATTGAGGAGATAGCGCCTTACTGCCGCATCCGCTACGCCTTCTGAAGTCCTGAGGCGGACGACGACGTGGCCCCGCCTTAGCGGGGTTCCTCACGGCCTGCGGTACCGCACCGCCGCTCCCGAATTGGCGCTGTGGCCTCCAGTATTGGGGCGCCATCCCCTGCCCGGGTCCGATGGCAGCGCGCTAAACTGGACCGATCATGATCGGTGCCCGTACCCGTTTTCTGGCCTGGCTCATCGCCCTGGCGGCTTTCCTCGCGGGCTGCGCGCCCTCCATCGGTCTCGATGAGGCCGACACTGAACGTCCCACCAGCGCGTCCCCTGCCCCGCCAGCCGCGGGCGACGTGGCCCGCACCCCCCAATCTGCCCCGGCGCCAGTTACGACACCTTCCCTGGTGCCGCCCCGGCCGTTCGCCTACAACCTCTACCAGAAGGGTGACTTCGTGCCGCAGTACACCTTCGACTGGTGTGTCGCGGCGAGCATCCAGATCGCACACAACCTCATCGACGACACCGGAGGGGGCACGTGGGCCGATTCCGGCCACCAGGGCGAACTGTGGGAAATGGCCCGGGCACGGTCGTCCAACTCGTTCAATGGTGCCAACCCTCTGGGCTGGGCACAGGTGCTGACCGAAGTTGGAATGGGGCCGTACTCCGTGGTCAGCGTCGCTGACTACGACGATGCGCTGCGGACGGCGGCGCGTGCCATCGCTGAGACAGGCCGGCCAGTAGGGCTTGTCATGTGGAGCGGCCGCCACGCGTGGGTGATGAGCGGGTTCGAGTCGCTTGGCGATCCGATGCAGTTCCCGAAGTTCTCGGTCACGGGCATCCGCGTCCT
Encoded proteins:
- the arfB gene encoding alternative ribosome rescue aminoacyl-tRNA hydrolase ArfB, with product MDLEVSPELTIPAAELEWRFSRSSGPGGQHVNTSDSRVQLSWNVRDSAVLSGGQRTVLIRRLGSRFVSGALTVTASEHRSQLRNREIALAKLAHLVAGGLAPEGPGRRATKPTRGSNRRRLAAKERRSATKQQRRRPSAE
- a CDS encoding spore photoproduct lyase family protein yields the protein MDFNRLLQIRRIYAQPAALELPRGKEMVERWPDADVVLVDNHWNIPEVHGDEANVPRWSRIKTESLVLGVKKALTVKPNGRSADFIAPSTANGCAMACAYCYVPRHKGYSNPVTVFANIGQIAGALERHVTRQGMKLEPNQCDPELWVYDIGENSDCSVDALISDNVQDLVTLFRDLPTAKLSFATKYVNPAMLGWDHGGHTRVRFSLMPADMAKSIDVRTSPVAERMAAINDFVDAGYEVHVNFSPVIITDTWLSDWEGLLRQLDATLTPAAKAQLAAEVIFLTHNERLHEVNLGWHPQAEKVLWRPDLQESKVSSNGFTNVRYRSGSKGRYMRQLTALIEEIAPYCRIRYAF